Below is a genomic region from Castanea sativa cultivar Marrone di Chiusa Pesio chromosome 2, ASM4071231v1.
TAGGCCCACCAGGCCCAGGCCCACGTCCATCGAGCCCTAGCGAGTTCCAGTAATCCTGCTGGTGCCGATTAaaccctcctcctcctccgggACTCCCCGGAAGCCGATGCGGTGGCAGCATCGGCATTGGCGGGGGCATCGGATTGAAGTCTTGGTAATCGGGAGGGAGAGCGAAGTAGGATCGGACGGTACCGTCGGCGAGAACGAAGGTTCGCCGTTCGAGCATGTGGAACCCATAAGCCGGCGGAGGCGGTGGGCCTAGGGCGGAGAGGTCCGGGAATTGGATTGGGCCTGGGCCGGAGTGGGGAGGAGTAGGGTGAgcttggtggtggtggtgttggtgttggtggtggCGCTGATTCGCCGGGCTTGGAGTCGGGGCGGGTTTTGGAGACGGGTTAGGTTTTGAGTCTCCGGGTTTTGGTGAAGGGTTTGGCTTTGAGGGTGTAGTAGTGTTGGCGGTGGCGGAGGGGTTGTTCTCCCAGCGGGATTTGCGGTGAGAGGAAGAGGAGGCGGCGGCGGCAGctgcggcggcggcggcggagGACGATGAAGAGGGCTTATGCGGTGCGTTTTTGTTAGGGTTAACTCCGGCCATTTACACGGACCGGGTCGGGTCAGGTCGGGGTCGGGAGAATTGTGATGGGGTTTCCGAgtgacgagagagagagagaagaagaacaacaacaagaagaaggtcgtcttttgttgttgtttgaagTGAAGAGAATGAGATGCTATAGAGCGTGAGTGAGTTTTTGGAGTGTGGGGCCAAATCTTTATGTTTTTTCAGCTGTTTTGGAATAAACAATGATGTAGATTAGATCTTGGAGTGTGGAATCAGTGGATTGAAGTTCATCTCAACCGTTCATTCATTACCAAATAAGTCTAAGCTCAAACTTAGATTTATGCTTGATTATAATACGAGTCAAACTCAAATATTATATGTatctattaaaatgaaaaatggattaaattataaatagctttatataatatttaattattatttgtagtttattaattatattCCATTCGTTTCtaacaatttataaatttctaaatGGGTAAAATATTGTGTctgtggttttattttatgcaggaaaaaataaattaattaattaatcaagtatCTCACAAACAAGCTCAAACTTGCGTGACAAAGAAAATGAACAAATGCTTGAATATATAATCTTGTTTAGTAATGTACTCAAACACGCcgtgttcaaaataaaattaaataaacaaccTGAACTTTATATAACTCGACTTGGCTCTTCTCAATTACAGCCTTAGCTCTACTCTCTTCAAGAATGGAGCCAAGACTTGTAGTTAGAGGGTGAGTTTGTTGTTGGTTGTGCCActaaggtgtttttttttttttgtgactttGATGCATGTTGTTGGGTAAGgacaattattttgtttgaaattttttttaaagtcaggttgtttattttgggtaaaattggtgtggggggtaaaaggacccaagtgggcatatgggcctttggactgtagcatggagggccgacctgctccagaattaaactctatgaattggcccatacgccgaggacccgagggtacagccgagaacGAGCTTCTCTTCGGACAAATctaagagaactcaaaacttcattatgaaggtcagggcataactctggaaagactaatggttaaaatgggacaccctgaaccttctagatgcaccagcgttaaagaaaatatcaagtgcaaaggctgccacctccgcattaaaggctctgcacctacctccctgaccgcattaatggggaagtgacccctgaacagtaagaCTGAagcttctagtcactgtcccaAATGTATCAGggaatgaagtatttaaggggggtggaggTTAGAGAAAGGGAgatcagaaaaaaagaaagaaactaagaattgtaacttctaaggaagaaagagaaataataaaaaagtagtcatcggctcaagtccgaggagatccatatgcaattatcgttcgttatttaccggTATTTGTTTAtgaaagcctgttatcaagctcccagcacttctaacttaggtttcaagcccacactctacaaattttattgtttaaggctcattgggcctgagcccgtgattgtctttgggtccaggtgcaattgtgcacttacaattggttaattagactattttttttataaaaaaaaaaacttcaccgttggtaatttttgttgttgggttaaCTTTTTTGagcttgtatatttttttaaatttaaatttatatattttttatggtctttaaaaagaagaaaatgctagagctacaatttttttttacaaattactgatACGATGAGTGGtcattggtaaataaaaaagttgtgtaAGTGGTGGGCTTAAATgcgaaccaataaaaatttactacctcaatagtttgtaaaaatattataaaaaaatttgtggcaatAATATCACTcttaaaaagaattaatgatattattaaggggcaaagtgtaattttatagaacaaaattactaaaattaatacCTAATGTAtattctaatattaaaaaaaagaaaaaaatttgggggcAACGTCAAAGGCTACGTAAGTTCGTCCCTAACTCTCTTATTATGAATTAGGAGACTTGAGTTTCAACAAAATGTATTCTAACAACTAATTAGtgtctttttttaataggataaaacttaagtacaatacTTTAAgtgttgttctttaggttcccGTTTAAATTTTAGCCAAGTGTCCAACTAATTAAATCAGCAAACACCGTTAAACCCATCCGTTAGACTgacaccttcttcttcttcttcttctttttgagaaaggaCTAACAACTTCTAGTTTGGCCATAAAAACCACCCCTGCTTATTGTGTTCTTGTTGTAGCTCACCGATCTTTTTTCAGATTGCCCAAAAAACACCACCGCTTAGGGGCACTTGGttttaaatccaattaaaaCAAGAGGTATTTGATAGACAAAATAGATCTAGCAAATGATATCATTGGGAACACCATCTCgacaaataatttcaaaactaaaggatagGATTTAGAGGTAATGTTCACTGGAACAAATCCAGGTTAGATTTGGAAGATGGCCAGCAAGGATTTCCTTGTACCTATATTTTAAGCACATCATTCGCGACTGGCCTCTTCTCCCATTCTTATGGGTTTGGAAAGAAAACTCAAATGCATCGACCTCGCCACCAGTTCACTTCAGGAGCCACCGCCAGTTGTGGCGGTGGCAGATCTGAATCGATCTTGGAGTTTAGGATTATTTAGATCGAGACAGATAGAGAgtgatggagagagagaaaaagggagagaagggAGAAGAGAGGTTGAGATAAAGCTAGGGCACTACCTTTGGCAGCGATGAGTGGTGAACGGCAAAGCTCGGAGCTCTCAGCCATGGTCTTCAATAGATGAGAGGAGACTGAGaacaagagtttttttttttttttttttgggaaacgAAAAcgagagaattgaagtttttttttttccctctcctttGACGTTAAAGTGTTTTACACTGTTTGtgctaatttaattaattggataGTGGCTAAAATTTAAGCGAGTAACCTAAGGAATATCACCTGAGTTGCTGCACCTAAGTTTTgccttttttaataatatacaTCAATCATCATAAAGTTGATGTTGTGTGTTTCaaatcatattttatatatatataaccgtgGAATTGGATGAGTTGAGATGGTTTTGATTAGATGCAAATTGGATTAGTTTGGATAATGGATTTATTTAACATGTCCCTCTTGTAGTTGACCTTAACAAGGCATACCTTATTACACTAGCTTTTGTAATTCATGTATTTTAGTACGACAGTGAGTTTGGGCCATTGGACTCTAGTACCTCTAATAGAACAAATGCCTAATAAATCTACTAGTCTTATCACACGCGTTTCACGCGTGcgataagattttttttagtggtcctattttgtataaaaaaaaattattttttattttatatatatatatatatcatttttattttgaaaatataatttataagtagataaagcaatttaaaaattaactaGAGAATTCTTATCCCCCTTCTcctatatgtatgtgtgtgtgtgtttctcaaaaaaagaaaattaattagagagtggtcattttttaggcaatattttagtgagagttagagttgcatttttaccgaattatcttttaattttgtctctacttaaacataggggtgtaggggcatttttgaactaaaaaatgaagaatccaaacaagaaaagtcccttaaataatagtataaatacacaaacaaacaacaataaagatttatttgatttagatCTTGAGCCTACAATCTCAATCTCTCTTGTACTTACAAGGAGATGAgattttattaaggttttatttgatttagagCTTATTGGCCATGTTGTTATTGGAATTGTACAAAGTACCAGCACTTGTCATTGTTTTTAAATGAATCCTTAATTGTTTTTAAGGATTAAGTTAACTAGAACAACCAATTGGATGTTTATCAAAAAGACCAATCAACTGGATTAGTAGGCTTCTTGGATACTAAATAGAGTGGAAGTGACTTAGAAAGATGATTAGAATGCTAGAATACGTTGGAGATTCATGGTAGAATAGGATATTTGTGGTAGTAATTTAGGCAAAAGTAACCAATTTATTCCAATGACTAATTATGGAATATCCATTTTTCTTCAAGGAGGAGAAATCAGAAGTTGGTAAAAAGTTAATTTTACTTGGGTCACAGTCCATTGCGAAAATTCCCTCTTTCTATATCACACCTATTCCATCTAAACTTAAACATCCTcctttctaaaatttttgttttgcaaaGTGAAcgatgtaaaaaaatttgttttgcaGAGTGTATAATGTAAGATAGAGGTAgtcaaacccaaaaccaacaCACATGGAAACACCAAGCACTACAAAATAGGTTGAGATTGAAGCGATAGATCCTAggttaaaacaattttattacatgataaaaaaaaaatgaaaaccttaTATGATCATATTCATATATACCAATTTTTCAAGCAGTCACACCGATAGTTTTAGCTGCCATTACCATTATTGAATTCCGAGTGATTGATTGATCAATGCACTAGTGTTATGTTTGGAGTTCTTGTTTGGTTAAACTACGTATTGGGTCTTTgtcctttacaccatattttaaaTTGGTTTataacttttcaattgtgtcaatttggtccctaacattTTAATGCCATGTCAATTTAGTATATATTGTTATCTCTTAATGGAAATTGCTAACGTGGcaaacagcaaaaaaaaattagtttattaccACATCAATGGAAGTTAATTCGATATGACACTAAAATATTAGAGACAAAATTGACACAACTGAAATGTTatgactaaattgaaatatagctTAAAGTATAGGcaccaaatacgtagtttaattaaataaaaacaaagtataagcaccaaatacgtagtttaaCCAAAGTATAGGCACCAAATACATAGTTTAACCAAAGTACAGACACCAGATACTTGGATACTAAATAAAGTAGAAGTGACTTAGGAAGATGATTAGAATGCTAGAATACAATAGAGTGTTAAATATTACAAGCTAAACAAGAAGATACAAATCAAGGAAAACCTTTCACGAAAACTCCAAGAAAGCtcgagaaacagagagagaatttcaaagtgagaaagaaaatttcattactGAATTTCTATGATTACAAGAACTTGCTGATTTACATTGCATTGCTCTACATTTATACTACTAAATACAGTTCTGACAAGAAAGCAAAAGAGCGGGAAAATGTAACTAACTTCTAACAACTTTCCTAAAAACACTCTACCAATAATAATTAGCCACTTGTCACTTAATAACTAACTAACAGCTAACTTCGTCACATGCCTTTCACATGTCTTGCTTTATTTTCTAAAACTACAAGTAGtttcttcaaaaaaacaaaaatgcttcTGTCGTTTTGGTCAGCAAGGTTCCTTTGCACTTTAGCTCTCTTTACTTCAGTCTTGCTTCCTTTCTTCAATGCTACTTCACTCATTTTCGTCTGAGCAGATTTCTTAACAGATTCATG
It encodes:
- the LOC142624385 gene encoding uncharacterized protein LOC142624385 isoform X2, whose translation is MAGVNPNKNAPHKPSSSSSAAAAAAAAAASSSSHRKSRWENNPSATANTTTPSKPNPSPKPGDSKPNPSPKPAPTPSPANQRHHQHQHHHHQAHPTPPHSGPGPIQFPDLSALGPPPPPAYGFHMLERRTFVLADGTVRSYFALPPDYQDFNPMPPPMPMLPPHRLPGSPGGGGGFNRHQQDYWNSLGLDGRGPGPGGPSMEGPSSLKRKYMNEEEEKHRQQFGIGNGFPIGNEFLAGNSGPFGRSGGGDEYSNNRASKYIRLGGGSGGGGNENNVLHKHLQVDQSALNKAFLQFAKLLDELSNQKKTYLEDGKLGRHPCLACGRLVLFTCFFHEGTISL
- the LOC142624385 gene encoding uncharacterized protein LOC142624385 isoform X1, which translates into the protein MAGVNPNKNAPHKPSSSSSAAAAAAAAAASSSSHRKSRWENNPSATANTTTPSKPNPSPKPGDSKPNPSPKPAPTPSPANQRHHQHQHHHHQAHPTPPHSGPGPIQFPDLSALGPPPPPAYGFHMLERRTFVLADGTVRSYFALPPDYQDFNPMPPPMPMLPPHRLPGSPGGGGGFNRHQQDYWNSLGLDGRGPGPGGPSMEGPSSLKRKYMNEEEEKHRQQFGIGNGFPIGNEFLAGNSGPFGRSGGGDEYSNNRASKYIRLGGGSGGGGNENNVLHKHLQVDQSALNKAFLQFAKLLDELSNQKKTYLEDGKLGRHPCLACGRAACVAFTQILETNGWCDAELLTCCL